The Lentzea guizhouensis genome contains a region encoding:
- a CDS encoding serine protease yields the protein MRGKRYAVLAAVIALVSGASPAGAIVGGTPARVADSPWVVAITTPDGQLICGGALVAPDKVMTAAHCASVQGIGGRTPRPLEHMRVIAGRTDLRSAEGTTAAVTHAWRHPDFKEVTQGDDVAVLTLDRRLPYQTIALGEAGESGVVLGWGRTAELEKPAMSLRKVTVPILSDAECAAKEPDYRVGRMLCAGRGGRDACTGDSGGPLVVKGRLAGVVSYGRGCARPDEPGVYTRLSHYRSTAGF from the coding sequence GTGAGGGGTAAGCGGTATGCCGTGCTCGCCGCGGTGATCGCGCTGGTCAGCGGTGCGTCACCGGCCGGTGCGATCGTCGGGGGGACACCCGCGCGGGTGGCGGACAGCCCGTGGGTTGTGGCGATCACCACCCCGGACGGCCAGCTGATCTGCGGCGGCGCGCTGGTGGCCCCGGACAAGGTCATGACGGCCGCGCACTGCGCGTCGGTGCAGGGGATCGGCGGTCGGACGCCACGTCCGCTCGAGCACATGCGGGTGATCGCGGGCCGCACCGACCTGCGCTCGGCCGAGGGGACCACCGCGGCGGTCACGCACGCGTGGCGCCACCCCGACTTCAAAGAGGTCACGCAGGGCGACGACGTGGCGGTGCTGACGCTGGACCGCCGGCTGCCGTACCAGACGATCGCGCTGGGCGAGGCCGGCGAGAGCGGAGTGGTGCTCGGCTGGGGCCGCACCGCGGAGCTCGAGAAGCCCGCGATGTCGCTGCGCAAGGTGACCGTGCCGATCCTGTCGGACGCGGAGTGCGCGGCGAAGGAGCCGGACTACCGGGTGGGCAGGATGCTGTGCGCCGGCCGCGGTGGCCGGGACGCGTGCACCGGCGACTCCGGCGGGCCGCTGGTCGTCAAGGGCAGGCTCGCGGGGGTCGTGTCGTACGGGCGCGGGTGTGCGCGGCCGGACGAACCGGGCGTCTACACGCGGCTGTCTCACTACCGGTCCACGGCCGGCTTCTGA
- a CDS encoding GNAT family N-acetyltransferase yields the protein MRTTPFPATLRRQWGLDLSPAQLYAVLRLRQDVFIVEQSSLYADVDGRDLDQGTRHFWLEAEGSHDPLAYLRLTEEPDETFRIGRVVTARMARGRGFSRRLMQAALADVGNAPCVLDAQTYVVDFYASFGFVTEGAEFIEDGIPHLRMRRTP from the coding sequence GTGCGAACCACACCGTTTCCGGCCACCCTGCGCAGGCAGTGGGGACTCGACCTGAGCCCGGCCCAGCTCTACGCGGTCCTGCGGCTGCGCCAGGACGTGTTCATCGTCGAGCAGAGCTCTCTCTACGCCGACGTCGACGGCCGTGACCTCGACCAGGGAACACGGCACTTCTGGCTGGAAGCCGAAGGGTCGCACGACCCGCTCGCCTACCTGCGGCTCACCGAGGAACCCGACGAGACGTTCCGGATCGGCCGCGTCGTCACCGCGCGGATGGCCCGTGGCCGTGGCTTCAGCCGCCGCCTGATGCAGGCAGCGCTCGCCGATGTCGGCAACGCGCCGTGCGTGCTGGACGCGCAGACGTACGTCGTGGACTTCTACGCGTCGTTCGGGTTCGTGACCGAAGGCGCCGAGTTCATCGAGGACGGGATTCCACACCTGCGGATGCGGCGCACTCCGTGA
- a CDS encoding 8-amino-7-oxononanoate synthase produces MSTTEALSSGGEATFDWIDVRAQARAKAGLARRLRPRQADSTDLDLASNDYLGLARDKRVAGAAAAATLKWGAGSTGSRLVSGSTELHAELEFELANFCGSQSALVFSSGYAANLGALTALTGPGTAIVADQHIHASLIDGTRLSKADVVVTEHCNVDKVRHALETRGKRRAIVVTDSVFSVDGDVAPLNELHEACRAHGAALVVDDAHGLGVVGPGGRGAVAEAGLVRAPDVITTLTLSKSLGAQGGAVLGPSRVIKHLIDTARTFIFDTGLAPSSAAAALAAIKILREEPDRPERALTVAHDLSYRLKEAGFQVSTPSAAVVSVRAPSPEQAFQWAESCRTNGVVVGCFRPPSVPDQISRLRLTARADLTEAEIERAVRVITECAASAGVESRPR; encoded by the coding sequence GTGAGCACAACTGAGGCGTTGTCCAGTGGTGGTGAGGCGACGTTCGACTGGATCGACGTCCGCGCGCAGGCGCGCGCCAAGGCGGGTCTGGCCCGCCGGTTGCGCCCGCGCCAGGCCGACTCCACCGACCTCGACCTCGCGAGCAACGACTACCTCGGCCTCGCGCGGGACAAGCGGGTCGCCGGTGCCGCCGCGGCCGCCACGCTCAAGTGGGGCGCGGGCTCGACCGGGTCGCGCCTGGTCTCGGGGTCGACGGAGCTGCACGCCGAGCTGGAGTTCGAGCTCGCGAACTTCTGCGGCAGCCAGTCGGCGCTGGTGTTCTCCTCCGGCTACGCGGCCAACCTCGGCGCGCTCACCGCGCTCACCGGCCCCGGCACGGCGATCGTCGCCGACCAGCACATCCACGCCTCGCTGATCGACGGCACGCGGCTGTCGAAGGCGGACGTCGTGGTCACTGAGCACTGCAACGTGGACAAGGTCCGGCACGCGCTGGAGACCCGCGGCAAGCGGCGCGCGATCGTCGTGACGGACTCGGTGTTCTCCGTCGACGGTGACGTCGCCCCGCTCAACGAGCTGCACGAAGCGTGTCGCGCCCATGGCGCGGCACTGGTGGTGGACGACGCACACGGGCTCGGTGTCGTCGGCCCTGGCGGCCGGGGCGCGGTCGCGGAGGCCGGGCTCGTCAGGGCGCCGGACGTGATCACGACGCTGACGCTGAGCAAGTCGCTGGGCGCGCAGGGCGGTGCGGTGCTCGGCCCGAGCCGGGTGATCAAGCACCTGATCGACACCGCGCGCACGTTCATCTTCGACACCGGCCTGGCGCCGAGCAGTGCCGCCGCCGCGCTCGCCGCGATCAAGATCCTGCGGGAGGAGCCCGACCGCCCGGAGCGCGCGCTGACGGTGGCGCACGACCTGAGCTACCGGCTCAAGGAAGCCGGGTTCCAGGTCAGCACGCCGAGCGCCGCCGTGGTCAGCGTGCGAGCACCGTCGCCGGAGCAGGCGTTCCAGTGGGCCGAGTCGTGCCGCACCAACGGGGTGGTCGTCGGCTGCTTCCGCCCGCCGTCAGTGCCGGACCAGATCTCCCGCCTGCGGCTCACCGCGCGCGCCGACCTGACCGAGGCCGAGATCGAGCGCGCGGTGCGCGTGATCACGGAGTGCGCCGCATCCGCAGGTGTGGAATCCCGTCCTCGATGA